One window from the genome of Pelobates fuscus isolate aPelFus1 chromosome 13, aPelFus1.pri, whole genome shotgun sequence encodes:
- the GPR65 gene encoding psychosine receptor — protein sequence MCMMDNNRSSCHISHDLDMYMFPIIYITVIVISIPTNCISLYISYQQIKKKNELGVYLFNLSLSDLLYTTTLPFWVDFSLNHNHWRFADWACKLSAFFMHTNLYSSAGFLTCISIDRYLAVVFPLKFYQLRTRTTAVLVSLLVWTLQGASNVVILLKRETFIVISHKAGNNSNEVNDTVCYDNFPMEEWKSYFSIVNVCSGHFLPLIIMVFCYLKIYAAVKTNQATDEGDKIKIKQLLFAIVVSFVISFTPYHIVLLIRSLKEPNNCTFANKMFYPYKITLALSSVNCMADPFLYCFVSEAGRADLRTLLNCFTNKFESSSKNGSVTKNEYMMGTISRNNVQENECPSPINKPEIDMKPAH from the coding sequence ATGTGTATGATGGACAATAATCGGTCAAGTTGCCACATTAGCCATGATTTAGACATGTATATGTTCCCAATTATATATATCACTGTGATTGTGATAAGCATACCAACAAACTGCATATCCCTTTACATATCTTACCAgcagataaaaaagaaaaatgagttGGGAGTCTACCTATTTAACTTGTCTTTATCTgatctgctgtatacaacaacgTTGCCTTTTTGGGTTGACTTTAGTTTGAATCACAATCATTGGAGATTCGCAGATTGGGCTTGCAAGTTGAGTGCCTTCTTCATGCACACAAATTTATACAGCAGTGCTGGATTTCTTACTTGTATCTCCATTGATCGATATCTTGCTGTGGTCTTTCCTCTAAAATTTTATCAACTTCGCACAAGGACAACAGCAGTATTGGTAAGTTTACTAGTTTGGACCTTACAAGGTGCCTCAAATGTTGTAATTTTACTCAAACGAGAGACTTTCATCGTCATCTCACATAAGGCTGGCAACAACTCAAATGAAGTGAATGACACTGTATGTTATGATAATTTTCCAATGGAAGAATGGAAATCGTATTTCAGTATCGTCAATGTATGCAGCGGACACTTCCTACCCTTAATAATAATGGTATTTTGCTATTTAAAAATCTATGCCGCAGTGAAAACTAATCAGGCCACTGATGAGggcgataaaataaaaattaaacagctTCTGTTTGCTATTGTAGTGAGTTTCGTAATATCGTTTACCCCTTATCACATTGTTCTGTTAATACGTAGCCTAAAAGAGCCAAATAACTGCACTTTTGCCAATAAAATGTTCTATCCATATAAAATAACCTTGGCATTATCCAGTGTGAACTGCATGGCGGACCCATTTCTGTACTGCTTCGTGAGTGAAGCTGGAAGGGCAGATCTCAGAACATTGTTAAACTGCTTTACCAATAAATTTGAGTCTTCATCAAAGAATGGCTCAGTGACAAAGAATGAATACATGATGGGTACAATTTCAAGGAACAAcgtccaggaaaacgagtgtccTTCACCTATTAATAAACCAGAAATAGACATGAAACCTGCACACTGA